A genomic window from Micromonospora sp. WMMA1947 includes:
- a CDS encoding MFS transporter: MGRVSPLPPPGPLRTLAYATLVNTVGAGLWLAGGALYLTRDVGLSATSVGAGLTVAGLVGLSASVPLGALADRWDPRTLRAVLQVGQAVAALAYLLVGSFPAFLAVAVPEALLAAGNLAVRAALVAAVGGPDGRVHAFATLRAVANLGITVGTALAGIALAVDTHQAYQVLVVGNAATYLLSAALLLRLPPQPAADARRATAARPAPDAETTPGTMTTGGGTRRGPGARRRGGPLRDGRFLAVSGASAVLSTHVTVLVLVVPLWTVDRAGAPPPVVSAVLLANTVLTVLLAVRLSRGAERAAPAARKLRRAGLVLAAATPLYAVTGVLPVLPAVVLLLVATAVWTVGDLWHGAAGAGLAYDLAPPGAIGAYQGADGLLAGLAQALGRGLLTLLVLGGGPAGWLVLGGVFASAGLAAPALARRAIANRPAPEARPAGVPG, encoded by the coding sequence ATGGGACGCGTCTCGCCGCTCCCGCCGCCCGGGCCGCTACGCACCCTCGCGTACGCCACGCTGGTCAACACGGTCGGCGCGGGCCTGTGGCTGGCGGGCGGGGCGCTCTACCTGACCCGGGACGTGGGCCTCTCCGCCACCTCGGTGGGCGCCGGGCTCACCGTCGCCGGGCTGGTCGGGCTGAGCGCGAGCGTGCCGCTGGGCGCGCTGGCCGACAGGTGGGATCCGCGTACGCTCCGGGCCGTCCTCCAGGTGGGCCAGGCGGTCGCCGCGCTCGCGTACCTGCTGGTCGGCTCGTTCCCGGCGTTCCTGGCGGTGGCGGTGCCGGAGGCGCTGCTCGCGGCCGGCAACCTGGCGGTACGGGCGGCGCTCGTCGCGGCGGTGGGCGGCCCGGACGGCCGGGTGCACGCCTTCGCCACGCTGCGCGCGGTGGCGAACCTGGGCATCACCGTCGGTACCGCGCTGGCCGGAATCGCGCTCGCGGTGGACACGCACCAGGCGTACCAGGTGCTCGTGGTCGGCAACGCGGCCACCTACCTGCTCTCGGCGGCACTGCTGCTGCGCCTGCCGCCGCAGCCGGCCGCCGACGCGCGCCGGGCCACGGCGGCGAGGCCGGCACCCGACGCGGAGACGACGCCCGGAACGATGACGACCGGCGGCGGCACCCGACGCGGACCGGGCGCGCGGCGGCGCGGCGGACCGCTGCGGGACGGACGGTTCCTCGCGGTGAGCGGCGCGTCGGCGGTGCTGAGCACGCACGTGACGGTGCTCGTGCTCGTCGTGCCGCTGTGGACGGTGGACCGCGCCGGCGCGCCGCCGCCCGTGGTGTCGGCGGTGCTGCTCGCCAACACGGTCCTCACCGTGCTGCTCGCGGTCCGGCTGAGCCGGGGCGCGGAGCGGGCCGCGCCGGCCGCCCGGAAGCTGCGCCGGGCCGGGCTGGTGCTCGCCGCGGCGACACCCCTGTACGCCGTGACCGGCGTCCTGCCGGTGCTCCCGGCGGTCGTCCTGCTGCTCGTGGCCACGGCGGTGTGGACGGTGGGCGACCTGTGGCACGGCGCGGCCGGCGCGGGCCTCGCCTACGACCTGGCCCCACCCGGGGCGATCGGGGCCTACCAGGGCGCCGACGGCCTGCTCGCCGGGCTGGCCCAGGCGCTCGGCCGGGGCCTGCTCACGCTGCTGGTGCTCGGCGGCGGTCCGGCCGGCTGGCTGGTCCTCGGCGGGGTCTTCGCCTCCGCCGGGCTGGCCGCCCCGGCGCTGGCCCGCCGGGCGATCGCCAACCGGCCGGCGCCGGAGGCCCGGCCCGCCGGGGTGCCCGGGTGA
- a CDS encoding GNAT family N-acetyltransferase has product MTDQQSITIRPGGPGDAPTLLRLLDSATAWLAELGRTDQWGTEPASIDPRRIAQADAWAAGNGLYLAEIDATVVGALVLGAATEYVPPATEPELYVNLLVTDRAYAGYGIGARLLAYAAELARDRGVGLLRVDCFRSPDRALVRFYERCGFTATEPFTVERPGRPTWTGQVLERRVG; this is encoded by the coding sequence ATGACCGACCAGCAGAGCATCACGATCCGCCCGGGTGGGCCCGGCGACGCCCCGACGCTGCTCCGGCTTCTCGACAGCGCCACCGCCTGGCTGGCCGAACTCGGGCGTACCGACCAGTGGGGCACCGAGCCGGCGTCGATCGACCCGCGCCGCATCGCCCAGGCCGACGCGTGGGCGGCCGGGAACGGCCTGTACCTCGCGGAGATCGACGCGACGGTGGTGGGCGCGCTGGTGCTGGGCGCGGCGACCGAGTACGTGCCGCCGGCCACCGAACCGGAGCTGTACGTGAACCTGCTGGTCACCGACCGGGCGTACGCGGGGTACGGGATCGGGGCGCGGTTGCTGGCGTACGCGGCGGAACTGGCCCGCGACCGCGGCGTCGGCCTGCTGCGGGTCGACTGCTTCCGCAGCCCGGACCGGGCGCTCGTGCGGTTCTACGAGCGCTGCGGGTTCACCGCCACCGAGCCGTTCACGGTGGAGCGGCCGGGCCGCCCGACGTGGACCGGGCAGGTGCTGGAGCGCCGGGTCGGCTGA
- a CDS encoding UBP-type zinc finger domain-containing protein → MSCQHLAEAGTAEPGTTTECPDCVAIGNPDWVHLRACLTCGHVGCCDSSPYQHATKHFESTGHPVMRSVQPGESWRWCFVDEEIG, encoded by the coding sequence ATGAGCTGCCAGCACCTGGCCGAGGCGGGCACCGCCGAGCCCGGCACCACGACCGAGTGCCCGGACTGCGTGGCGATCGGCAACCCGGACTGGGTGCACCTGCGCGCCTGCCTGACCTGCGGGCACGTGGGCTGCTGCGACTCGTCGCCGTACCAGCACGCCACGAAGCACTTCGAGTCCACCGGGCACCCGGTGATGCGGTCGGTGCAGCCGGGGGAGTCGTGGCGCTGGTGCTTCGTGGACGAGGAGATCGGCTGA
- a CDS encoding Na+/H+ antiporter codes for MDALFEVVVFLAIATFGAALARRLGLLAPILLVVLGLALSFLPFFPHVRLDPDLVLVGILPPLLYVAALETSVPAFRLNLRPILLLAVGLVIFTAFVVGTVVHWFLPGLPYAICLALGAVVAPPDAVAATAVARRVGLPRRVVTILEGESLVNDATALVLLRVAIVAATATTGGVGVGAVAREVVVAAGGGILVGLLGVVVFGYLHKRITDPVLDNALSLIVPFAVVFAAEEIHASGVVAVVVTGLGIGHKLPLLLSAASRLQVTAFWRLIRFLLEGLVFLLVGLQLPEVVRDLDEPIGSLAAITAGVLAAVFLSRFVWVFPATYLARLVPRIRRRDPVPPVQFPVVIGWAGMRGVVTLAAALGLPLTLADDAPYPRALLIWLAFAVIVATLVGQGATLPWLARRLRLPPDDPVQDALSAAGVQQRASRAARERLDELAEGAPEAVVERLRGLTTSRANLAWERLGGTERETPSQAYARLRQEMIDAEREVFRAARDSGQIPEEVLTRAYRDLDLEESMLRQEVVE; via the coding sequence GTGGATGCTCTGTTCGAGGTCGTGGTCTTCCTGGCCATCGCGACCTTCGGTGCGGCGCTGGCCCGCCGGCTCGGCCTGCTGGCGCCGATCCTGCTGGTGGTGCTCGGCCTCGCGTTGTCCTTCCTGCCGTTCTTCCCGCACGTGCGGCTGGACCCGGACCTCGTGCTGGTGGGCATCCTGCCGCCGCTGCTCTACGTGGCGGCGTTGGAGACGTCGGTGCCGGCGTTCCGGCTCAACCTGCGGCCGATCCTGCTGCTCGCCGTCGGGCTGGTCATCTTCACCGCGTTCGTGGTGGGCACCGTCGTGCACTGGTTCCTGCCCGGACTGCCGTACGCGATCTGCCTGGCGCTCGGCGCGGTGGTGGCGCCGCCGGACGCGGTCGCCGCCACCGCGGTGGCCCGGCGGGTCGGCCTGCCCCGGCGGGTCGTCACCATCCTGGAGGGCGAGAGCCTGGTCAACGACGCCACCGCGCTGGTGCTGCTGCGGGTGGCGATCGTCGCCGCGACCGCCACCACCGGTGGCGTCGGCGTCGGCGCGGTGGCCCGGGAGGTGGTCGTCGCGGCCGGCGGCGGCATCCTGGTCGGTCTGCTGGGCGTGGTGGTCTTCGGCTACCTGCACAAGCGCATCACCGACCCGGTGCTGGACAACGCGCTGTCGTTGATCGTGCCGTTCGCCGTGGTCTTCGCCGCCGAGGAGATCCACGCCTCCGGCGTGGTCGCTGTGGTGGTGACCGGCCTCGGTATCGGGCACAAGTTGCCGTTGTTGCTGTCGGCGGCCTCCCGGCTGCAGGTGACCGCGTTCTGGCGGCTGATCCGGTTCCTCCTCGAAGGACTGGTGTTCCTGCTGGTCGGCCTGCAACTGCCGGAGGTGGTCCGCGACCTCGACGAGCCGATCGGCTCGCTGGCCGCGATCACCGCCGGGGTGCTGGCCGCCGTCTTCCTGTCCCGGTTCGTCTGGGTGTTCCCGGCCACCTACCTGGCCCGCCTCGTGCCCCGGATCCGCCGGCGCGACCCGGTGCCGCCGGTGCAGTTCCCCGTCGTCATCGGCTGGGCCGGCATGCGGGGCGTGGTGACGCTCGCTGCCGCGCTGGGCCTGCCGCTCACCCTCGCCGACGACGCGCCGTACCCGCGTGCGCTGCTCATCTGGCTGGCCTTCGCGGTGATCGTCGCGACGCTTGTCGGGCAGGGCGCCACGCTGCCCTGGCTGGCGCGGCGGCTGCGGCTGCCGCCGGACGACCCGGTGCAGGACGCGCTGTCCGCCGCCGGGGTGCAGCAGCGGGCCAGCCGGGCCGCCCGGGAACGCCTCGACGAGCTGGCCGAGGGCGCGCCGGAGGCGGTGGTGGAACGCCTGCGCGGGCTGACCACCTCCCGCGCCAACCTGGCCTGGGAGCGACTGGGCGGCACCGAACGGGAAACCCCCTCCCAGGCGTACGCGCGCCTGCGGCAGGAGATGATCGACGCGGAGCGGGAGGTGTTCCGGGCCGCCCGCGACTCCGGCCAGATCCCGGAGGAGGTGCTCACCCGCGCCTACCGTGATCTGGATCTGGAGGAGTCCATGCTGCGACAGGAGGTCGTCGAATGA
- a CDS encoding TIGR03885 family FMN-dependent LLM class oxidoreductase — MTAFGFHASHEQIHPARLLEAVIHAERAGFDAAMCSDHFSPWSERQGQSGFAWSWLGAALQATNLSFGVVNAPGQRYHPAIIAQAIGTLGAMYPGRFWAALGTGEAANEHITGEVWPRKDVRSARLRECVDVIRALLAGEEVSHDGLVTVDRAKLWTRPEEPPALVGAAVSVATARWCAEWADGLITVNAPVEHLRQMIDAYRDAGGRGPLHLQVHVSWAPEQEQAEAIAYEQWRSNVFAPPVCWDLETPEHFDVASADVPMSKVAETVNVSADLGRHIGWLEEYVALGFDQIALHHVGQEQRAFIDTFGAEVLPKLRSAA; from the coding sequence ATGACGGCGTTCGGCTTCCACGCATCCCACGAGCAGATCCACCCGGCCCGGCTGCTGGAGGCGGTGATCCACGCCGAGCGCGCGGGCTTCGACGCGGCCATGTGCTCCGACCACTTCTCGCCGTGGAGCGAGCGGCAGGGCCAGTCCGGGTTCGCCTGGTCCTGGCTCGGCGCCGCGCTCCAGGCCACGAACCTGTCCTTCGGCGTGGTGAACGCGCCCGGCCAGCGCTACCACCCGGCGATCATCGCGCAGGCCATCGGCACGCTCGGCGCCATGTACCCGGGACGATTCTGGGCCGCGCTGGGCACCGGTGAGGCCGCGAACGAGCACATCACCGGCGAGGTCTGGCCCCGCAAGGACGTCCGCAGCGCCCGGCTGCGCGAGTGCGTCGACGTGATCCGGGCGCTGCTCGCCGGCGAGGAGGTCAGCCACGACGGCCTCGTCACAGTGGACCGGGCGAAGCTGTGGACCCGGCCGGAGGAGCCGCCCGCGCTGGTCGGCGCCGCGGTCAGCGTCGCCACCGCGCGCTGGTGCGCCGAGTGGGCGGACGGACTGATCACCGTCAACGCGCCGGTCGAGCACCTGCGGCAGATGATCGACGCCTACCGGGACGCGGGCGGACGCGGCCCGCTGCACCTGCAGGTGCACGTGAGCTGGGCGCCCGAGCAGGAACAGGCCGAGGCGATCGCGTACGAGCAGTGGCGCAGCAACGTGTTCGCGCCGCCGGTCTGCTGGGATCTGGAAACCCCCGAGCACTTCGACGTGGCGAGCGCCGACGTGCCGATGTCGAAGGTCGCCGAGACGGTGAACGTCTCCGCCGACCTGGGACGGCACATCGGCTGGCTGGAGGAGTACGTGGCGCTGGGCTTCGACCAGATCGCGCTGCACCACGTCGGGCAGGAGCAGCGCGCCTTCATCGACACGTTCGGCGCCGAGGTGCTGCCGAAGCTGCGCTCCGCCGCCTGA
- a CDS encoding NADP-dependent succinic semialdehyde dehydrogenase, giving the protein MPIATTNPATGQVLKTYEAMSDEQIDAAIERADLAFRQLRDTAIAQRARWLTAAADLLDAERDETARLMTTEMGKTYAAAKAEVTKCATACRFYADNAPAMLADEPADAAAVKAKRAYVRYQPIGPVLAVMPWNFPLWQVMRFAAPALMAGNTGLLKHASNVPQTALYLEDLFRRAGFPEGAFTTLLVGSDAVDRILSDPRVRAATLTGSEPAGRSIAQIAGREIKKTVLELGGSDPFVVMPSADLDTAAEVATTARCQNNGQSCIAAKRFIVHTDVFDAFAEKFAARMAALRVGDPMDDGTDVGPLASERGRDEVHAQVTDAVDQGATVLCGGEKPAGDGWYYPPTVVTDLRPEMRMWSEEVFGPVAGLYRVGSYDEAIAVANGTSFGLGSNAWTNDPAEQERFAVDLDAGNVFINGMTTSYPELPFGGVKNSGYGRELSAAGMREFCNTKTVWIGEGQAGAGAGAHSE; this is encoded by the coding sequence ATGCCCATCGCCACCACAAATCCCGCCACCGGACAGGTGCTCAAGACGTACGAGGCGATGTCGGACGAGCAGATCGACGCCGCGATCGAGCGGGCCGACCTCGCCTTCCGGCAGTTGCGCGACACCGCCATCGCGCAGCGGGCCCGCTGGCTCACCGCCGCCGCCGACCTGCTCGACGCCGAGCGCGACGAGACGGCCCGGCTGATGACCACCGAGATGGGCAAGACGTACGCCGCCGCGAAGGCGGAGGTCACCAAGTGCGCCACCGCCTGCCGCTTCTACGCCGACAACGCGCCGGCGATGCTCGCCGACGAGCCCGCCGACGCCGCCGCGGTCAAGGCCAAGCGGGCGTACGTGCGCTACCAGCCGATCGGCCCGGTGCTCGCGGTGATGCCGTGGAACTTCCCGCTGTGGCAGGTGATGCGGTTCGCCGCCCCGGCGCTGATGGCGGGCAACACCGGCCTGCTCAAGCACGCCTCCAACGTGCCGCAGACCGCGCTCTACCTGGAGGACCTGTTCCGCCGGGCCGGCTTCCCCGAGGGCGCGTTCACCACGCTGCTGGTCGGTTCCGACGCGGTCGACCGGATCCTCAGCGACCCCCGGGTACGCGCCGCCACCCTCACCGGCAGCGAGCCGGCCGGCCGGTCCATCGCCCAGATCGCCGGCCGGGAGATCAAGAAGACGGTGCTGGAGCTGGGCGGCAGCGACCCGTTCGTGGTGATGCCCTCGGCCGACCTGGACACCGCCGCCGAGGTCGCCACCACCGCCCGCTGCCAGAACAACGGGCAGTCCTGCATCGCCGCGAAGCGGTTCATCGTGCACACCGACGTCTTCGACGCGTTCGCCGAGAAGTTCGCCGCCCGGATGGCGGCGCTGCGCGTCGGCGACCCGATGGACGACGGCACCGACGTCGGCCCGCTGGCCAGCGAACGCGGCCGCGACGAGGTGCACGCCCAGGTCACCGACGCGGTGGACCAGGGCGCGACGGTGCTCTGCGGCGGCGAGAAGCCGGCCGGGGACGGCTGGTACTACCCGCCGACGGTGGTCACCGACCTGCGCCCGGAGATGCGGATGTGGAGCGAGGAGGTGTTCGGGCCGGTCGCCGGGCTCTACCGGGTCGGCTCGTACGACGAGGCGATCGCTGTCGCCAACGGCACCAGCTTCGGCCTCGGCTCCAACGCCTGGACCAACGACCCGGCCGAGCAGGAGCGCTTCGCCGTCGACCTGGACGCCGGCAACGTCTTCATCAACGGCATGACCACGTCCTACCCGGAGCTGCCGTTCGGCGGTGTGAAGAACTCCGGGTACGGCCGCGAGCTGTCCGCCGCCGGGATGCGCGAGTTCTGCAACACCAAGACCGTGTGGATCGGCGAGGGCCAGGCCGGCGCGGGCGCCGGGGCGCACTCCGAGTGA
- a CDS encoding DUF6343 family protein, producing MTRSQPRRARGTVGHANSALNLRLALATFGLVVMTVFAVLAFAAGIAWLGVVCALLAVVAVVDLVVIQRRRAARRREEPGVRHSLFE from the coding sequence ATGACCCGATCACAGCCCCGTCGCGCCCGTGGCACGGTCGGCCACGCGAACAGCGCGCTGAACCTGCGGCTCGCGCTCGCCACGTTCGGTCTGGTCGTGATGACCGTCTTCGCGGTGCTCGCGTTCGCCGCCGGCATCGCCTGGCTGGGTGTCGTCTGCGCGCTGCTCGCCGTGGTGGCGGTGGTCGACCTGGTCGTGATCCAGCGCCGCCGCGCCGCGCGCCGCCGGGAGGAACCGGGCGTGCGGCACTCGCTGTTCGAGTGA
- a CDS encoding antibiotic biosynthesis monooxygenase: MTTTQAVPVTVAVSRRADPARTDEVVAWMRAGTALAESFPGFLGAGFVRSAPGSGEWHVMYRFADADTLRGWEDSPQRRWWLSSAQGIVEHTRVERRTGIEGWFDPPVDHVVETFGEPEPAAPPRWKQAVTIWLAFFPLSLAATLLTTRFLAGVPLAGRTLLMTLVLTPLMTYLVLPRITRLLHRWLHGRPAPTRQM; encoded by the coding sequence ATGACCACGACGCAGGCCGTACCCGTGACCGTCGCCGTGTCCCGGCGCGCCGACCCGGCGCGTACCGACGAGGTGGTGGCGTGGATGCGGGCCGGGACGGCGCTCGCGGAGAGCTTCCCCGGCTTCCTCGGCGCCGGTTTCGTCCGCAGCGCCCCCGGCTCGGGCGAGTGGCACGTGATGTACCGCTTCGCCGACGCGGACACGCTGCGCGGCTGGGAGGACTCGCCGCAGCGGCGCTGGTGGCTCAGCTCGGCGCAGGGCATCGTCGAGCACACCCGGGTGGAGCGGCGCACCGGCATCGAGGGCTGGTTCGACCCGCCGGTGGACCACGTGGTCGAGACGTTCGGCGAGCCGGAGCCGGCCGCGCCGCCGCGCTGGAAGCAGGCGGTCACGATCTGGCTGGCGTTCTTCCCGCTCAGCCTGGCCGCCACGCTGCTGACCACCCGGTTCCTCGCCGGCGTGCCGCTGGCCGGGCGGACGCTGCTGATGACGCTCGTGCTCACCCCGCTGATGACCTACCTGGTGCTGCCCCGGATCACCCGGTTGCTGCACCGGTGGCTGCACGGCCGGCCCGCGCCGACACGACAGATGTGA
- a CDS encoding GDSL-type esterase/lipase family protein: MRRWITALACLAALVALACDGSGDASPRPSGTPRPGEPGVLVALGDSVTTGYGSCLVLVSCERHSWSTGDGLRVKSLYRRLRADAPGLRAYNRAAPGARAAALTGQARSAVRDKADLVTVLIGANDACRGDVDDMTPVATFRDQVDAALGVLREGRPKARVLVVSIPDLYRLWQIGHTEPRAVRAWSRGVCPSLLAGATSRAPAAEARRARLKDRIEAYDGQLRAACRAYGSRCRWDGGAVHRHRFTLDQVNALDWFHPNAAGQSRLAEVAWNASGWSGLTRAR, from the coding sequence ATGAGACGCTGGATCACCGCACTGGCCTGCCTGGCGGCGCTCGTCGCGCTGGCCTGTGACGGCTCCGGCGACGCGTCGCCCCGGCCCTCCGGCACGCCGCGCCCCGGCGAGCCCGGGGTGCTGGTCGCGCTGGGCGACTCGGTCACCACCGGCTACGGCTCCTGCCTGGTGCTGGTGAGCTGCGAACGCCACTCCTGGTCGACCGGGGACGGCCTGCGGGTGAAGAGCCTCTACCGGCGGCTGCGCGCCGACGCGCCGGGGCTGCGGGCGTACAACCGGGCCGCGCCGGGAGCCCGCGCGGCCGCGCTGACCGGCCAGGCCCGGTCGGCGGTACGCGACAAGGCCGACCTGGTCACCGTGCTGATCGGAGCGAACGACGCCTGCCGGGGCGACGTCGACGACATGACACCCGTCGCCACCTTCCGCGACCAGGTCGACGCGGCGCTGGGCGTGCTGCGCGAGGGCCGCCCCAAGGCCCGGGTGCTGGTGGTCAGCATCCCGGACCTGTACCGGCTCTGGCAGATCGGGCACACCGAGCCCCGCGCCGTGCGGGCCTGGTCGCGGGGCGTCTGCCCGTCGCTGCTCGCAGGCGCCACGTCGAGAGCGCCCGCCGCGGAGGCCCGCCGGGCCCGTTTGAAGGACCGGATCGAGGCGTACGACGGGCAACTGCGCGCCGCCTGCCGGGCCTACGGGTCACGCTGCCGGTGGGACGGCGGCGCGGTGCACCGCCACCGCTTCACGCTGGACCAGGTCAACGCGCTGGACTGGTTCCACCCGAACGCGGCCGGGCAGAGCCGGCTGGCGGAGGTGGCCTGGAACGCCTCCGGCTGGTCAGGGCTGACGCGGGCCCGGTAG
- a CDS encoding EcsC family protein, giving the protein MTDPAPVDGEPNAVPTAPVPPVEVPEAPPAKLWDRMREDPQYAPEHLALEAVRRLGPEAAQWAARERALRPGVPPEQLADQAVRKFVNHARLSGAVSGAAGLPGAVIDVGVLAWTQARLVLHVAAAYGADPAHPDRATDLLVLQRVHKAATTARLALGVAAGRERAGALFGAAGDRALGRVMLQLGVRLARMAGVRAAKRMFAKVVPGAAIVLGTWANSSATKELADRTRALYRAAGPQQLPGPRQP; this is encoded by the coding sequence GTGACCGACCCCGCCCCCGTCGACGGGGAGCCCAACGCCGTCCCCACCGCCCCCGTCCCGCCGGTGGAGGTGCCCGAGGCGCCACCGGCCAAGCTGTGGGACCGGATGCGGGAGGACCCGCAGTACGCGCCGGAGCACCTGGCCCTGGAGGCGGTACGCCGGCTCGGCCCGGAAGCCGCCCAGTGGGCCGCCCGGGAGCGCGCGCTGCGGCCGGGCGTGCCACCGGAGCAGCTCGCCGACCAGGCGGTCCGCAAGTTCGTCAACCACGCCCGGCTCTCCGGTGCGGTGTCCGGCGCGGCCGGGCTGCCCGGCGCGGTGATCGACGTGGGCGTGCTGGCCTGGACCCAGGCCCGGCTGGTGCTGCACGTCGCGGCCGCCTACGGCGCCGACCCGGCGCACCCCGACCGGGCCACCGACCTGCTGGTGCTCCAGCGGGTGCACAAGGCCGCCACGACCGCCCGCCTCGCGCTGGGGGTCGCCGCCGGCCGGGAGCGGGCCGGGGCGTTGTTCGGCGCCGCCGGTGACCGCGCGCTGGGCCGGGTGATGCTCCAGCTCGGCGTCCGGCTGGCGAGGATGGCCGGGGTGCGCGCCGCCAAGCGGATGTTCGCCAAGGTCGTACCGGGTGCCGCGATCGTGCTCGGCACCTGGGCCAACTCGTCGGCCACGAAGGAACTGGCCGACCGTACGCGCGCCCTCTACCGCGCCGCCGGCCCGCAGCAGCTACCGGGCCCGCGTCAGCCCTGA
- a CDS encoding peptidase M23 — protein sequence MRNDGNLDDPFGSGRPADRSDDTPSTNRLTTLRGLVRRTRFWAPTNPRPGRTKLAVATGAACCLGLVGVSQAGFGAPDRAADPAPSAEVAERAAVDPASRAMARPSTAPATPSATPSATASPKATTKPKPKKTVRQIVPVAGLDRTQMNNAKKIVQAGKEMGMPRRALVIAVATAMQESTLLNYASGVLPESQSYPHQAIGWDHDSVGLFQQRPSSGWGTVEQLMDPEYATKAFLSALAEIPGWQDLPLSVAAQAVQISAFPDAYAQHEWRAGEVVAEILG from the coding sequence ATGCGTAACGACGGCAACCTCGACGACCCGTTCGGCTCCGGCCGCCCGGCTGACCGTTCGGACGATACCCCCTCCACCAACCGGTTGACCACACTCCGGGGACTGGTCCGGCGTACCCGTTTCTGGGCACCCACGAACCCCCGGCCCGGCCGGACGAAGCTGGCGGTCGCCACCGGCGCCGCCTGCTGCCTGGGCCTGGTCGGCGTCAGCCAGGCCGGCTTCGGCGCCCCGGACCGCGCCGCCGACCCGGCGCCCTCGGCGGAGGTCGCCGAGCGCGCGGCGGTCGACCCGGCCTCCCGGGCCATGGCCCGGCCGAGCACCGCCCCCGCCACCCCCAGCGCCACCCCGTCCGCGACGGCGAGCCCGAAGGCGACCACGAAGCCCAAGCCGAAGAAGACCGTCCGGCAGATCGTCCCGGTCGCCGGCCTGGACCGTACCCAGATGAACAACGCCAAGAAGATCGTGCAGGCCGGCAAGGAGATGGGCATGCCGCGCCGCGCCCTGGTCATCGCGGTGGCGACCGCCATGCAGGAGAGCACCCTGCTCAACTACGCCAGCGGCGTGCTGCCCGAGTCGCAGAGCTACCCGCACCAGGCCATCGGCTGGGACCACGACTCGGTCGGGTTGTTCCAGCAGCGTCCGAGCAGCGGCTGGGGCACCGTCGAGCAGCTCATGGACCCCGAGTACGCGACGAAGGCGTTCCTGTCCGCGCTGGCCGAGATCCCCGGCTGGCAGGACCTGCCGCTCTCGGTGGCCGCCCAGGCGGTGCAGATCTCGGCGTTCCCGGACGCGTACGCCCAGCACGAGTGGCGGGCCGGCGAAGTGGTGGCCGAGATCCTGGGCTGA
- a CDS encoding PAC2 family protein yields MLDPHELYELTDELPELGQPVLIQALTGFVDAGNATRLAREQLLTSLDARVIARFDVDQVFDYRSRRPVMTFVEDHWESYDAPALELHLLRDDDETPFLLLTGPEPDLQWERFVAAVAGLCARLDVRLTVGLNSIPMAVPHTRPSGVTAHATRKELIAGHEPWLQKVQVPAGVGHLLEYRLGEQGRDALGFAAHVPHYVAQAEYPAAAEALLSAVSRSTGLLLPVETLRTAAEAVRVEIDRQVTQTEEAATLVQALEEQYDAFARGRGEKNLLAGETGPLPTADELGAELERFLAEQTRPGDTPER; encoded by the coding sequence GTGCTCGATCCACACGAGCTCTACGAACTCACCGACGAGCTGCCCGAGCTCGGCCAGCCGGTGCTGATCCAGGCGCTCACCGGCTTCGTCGACGCCGGAAACGCCACCCGGCTGGCCCGGGAACAGCTGCTCACCTCGCTCGACGCCCGGGTGATCGCCCGCTTCGACGTGGACCAGGTCTTCGACTACCGCTCCCGCCGCCCGGTGATGACGTTCGTCGAGGACCACTGGGAGTCCTACGACGCCCCGGCGCTGGAGCTGCACCTGCTGCGCGACGACGACGAGACCCCGTTCCTGCTGCTCACCGGCCCCGAGCCGGACCTGCAGTGGGAGCGTTTCGTGGCCGCCGTCGCCGGGCTCTGCGCCCGACTCGACGTCCGGCTCACCGTCGGGCTCAACTCGATCCCGATGGCGGTGCCGCACACCCGGCCCAGCGGCGTCACCGCGCACGCCACCCGCAAGGAACTGATCGCCGGACACGAGCCGTGGTTGCAGAAGGTGCAGGTGCCGGCCGGCGTCGGCCACCTGCTGGAGTACCGCCTCGGCGAGCAGGGGCGCGACGCCCTCGGCTTCGCCGCGCACGTGCCGCACTACGTGGCCCAGGCCGAGTACCCGGCCGCCGCCGAGGCGCTGCTGTCCGCCGTGTCCCGCAGCACCGGCCTGCTGCTGCCCGTCGAGACGCTGCGCACCGCCGCCGAGGCGGTCCGGGTGGAGATCGACCGCCAGGTCACCCAGACCGAGGAGGCGGCGACGCTGGTCCAGGCGCTGGAGGAGCAGTACGACGCGTTCGCCCGTGGCCGGGGCGAGAAGAACCTGCTCGCCGGCGAGACCGGGCCGCTGCCCACCGCCGACGAACTCGGCGCCGAGCTGGAACGCTTCCTCGCCGAGCAGACGCGCCCCGGCGACACCCCGGAGCGCTGA